One window from the genome of Saccharomyces mikatae IFO 1815 strain IFO1815 genome assembly, chromosome: 4 encodes:
- the LYS14 gene encoding Lys14p (similar to Saccharomyces cerevisiae LYS14 (YDR034C); ancestral locus Anc_3.264) — MFESVNLDVNSPEDKELAKVLSPPGSYLSPASLDSSSSFTNSGTSTSCFEPKSNLPSLSFLNARAGSLGGIFNHNQMTSPSSSNVRSENVELIKNNNDSNNENTDHPNTSQQKDSEHSSLTPNSAVTSTVTDKKGNTVKRKYSRNGCSECKRRRMKCDETKPTCWQCARLNRHCIYVLNPKNKKRRTSNAQKVKEFGKHSINLDNDHFSDRKRQHSSCKVEKKKAVRSDLQDDATNAKHILDSTKSVPLDEIESLEIPNFDLTTTMNGYDVNLLMQNLNDMVNMKLHDSYLLNEELKGLDLPDLDIPELLPAPNSNSSVPISFLVNNVITFNTKLSTFKLGGIHDKYLKIFYYDCLDSIAPFFQNQGNPLRDILLSFAKNEAYLLSSILATGASIAYRKSSDLEDERNYCAYLSHCLSLLGEQFKNESNVLNRIEPIILTVIMLAWDCIYSMNSQWRSHLKGVTDLFKKISTGNSSKVLNVAKCWFKVMETFASISTVFGGSLIDNNDLDAIFDPYDYQYVDSLKFLNIMTPLNEFNLLRGHKEDFDLVIKEVFKSLNTIRLTEKSYSSKEGGLFTEKLDYLLLSSQTSSEKFKDRISYFNTQKILVEIDKQLDYEFIDKSGIIPSSNQSHPKISNIHDNAIDIVTLKNGEEIAISWYDISHQTQVLSFLLIVLLKLLGIPKESTTIQQVVKRIMSFFKFLDSDSPPQNSRTCYCNFAVLIAGLNAMDEETRAIVKRYYKINGGKFQRLTEHNLNRLEKVWYGKNQNYKLEEQDVLTW; from the coding sequence ATGTTCGAATCTGTCAACTTGGATGTAAATTCCCCAGAAGATAAGGAACTGGCTAAAGTTTTGTCCCCACCGGGTAGTTATCTTTCTCCAGCTTCACTCGACAGTAGTTCATCGTTCACGAATAGTGGAACTTCGACTAGTTGCTTTGAACCAAAAAGTAATCTACCctctttatcatttttaaatGCTAGAGCGGGATCTTTAGGTGGCATTTTTAATCATAATCAGATGACCTCACCGTCTAGTTCGAATGTCAGAAGTGAAAATGTTGAattaattaagaataataatgatagcaataatgaaaatacagACCACCCTAATACTTCACAGCAAAAAGATAGTGAACATTCCTCTTTGACTCCAAATTCTGCTGTAACTTCAACTGTTACAGATAAAAAAGGCAATACAGTCAAACGAAAATACTCCAGGAATGGTTGCTCTGAGTGTAAGAGACGAAGAATGAAATGTGATGAAACCAAACCGACTTGTTGGCAATGTGCAAGATTGAATCGTCATTGTATTTACGTTTTAAATCccaagaataagaaaagaagaacctCTAACGCTCAAAAAGTGAAGGAGTTTGGAAAACACAGCATCAATCTCGATAACGATCATTTCAGTGATCGCAAACGTCAGCATTCGTCTTGcaaagttgaaaagaaaaaagcagTACGATCAGATTTACAAGATGACGCTACGAACGCTAAGCATATTTTAGATAGTACCAAGAGCGTCCCTCTGGATGAAATAGAATCTTTAGAGATCCCAAACTTTGATCTTACTACCACAATGAATGGATATGACGTCAATTTGTTAATGCAAAACTTAAATGATATGGTTAATATGAAGCTTCATGACTCTTATTTATTGAATGAAGAACTGAAAGGATTAGATTTACCTGACTTGGATATTCCTGAACTTTTACCTGCACCGAATTCCAACAGTAGTGTTCCTATATCCTTTCTGGTGAATAATGTAATAACTTTCAACACAAAACTAAGCACTTTCAAATTGGGCGGCATTCACGATAAGTATCtaaagattttttattatgatTGTTTAGATTCTATTGCGcccttttttcaaaaccaaGGAAACCCTTTGAGAGATATCTTACTCTCATTCGCAAAAAATGAGGCCTATCTCTTATCCTCTATATTAGCTACAGGAGCATCTATAGCGTATAGAAAATCCAGTGACTTAGAGGATGAGCGGAATTACTGTGCATACCTTTCACATTGTCTGAGTCTCTTAGGAGAACAATTCAAGAATGAGTCAAACGTTCTAAATAGAATAGAACCTATTATTCTAACAGTAATCATGCTTGCATGGGATTGCATCTACTCTATGAATTCCCAATGGAGGTCTCACTTAAAGGGGGTCACAGACCTTTTTAAGAAAATTAGTACCGGGAACTCCTCGAAAGTGCTTAACGTTGCAAAATGTTGGTTCAAAGTTATGGAAACATTTGCCAGCATAAGCACGGTATTCGGTGGATCTCTCATTGACAATAACGATCTAGATGCGATTTTTGACCCGTATGATTACCAATACGTTGACTCATTAAAATTCTTAAATATCATGACTCCTCTAAATGAATTCAATCTTTTGAGAGGCCATAAAGAGGATTTTGATCTCGTCATCAAGGAAGTATTCAAATCGCTCAATACCATTAGGTTGACAGAGAAATCctattcttcaaaagaaggaGGTCTGTTCACTGAGAAATTAGATTACTTGCTTTTGTCGTCTCAGACTTCATCCGAAAAGTTCAAAGATCGCATATCATATTTCAATACCCAGAAAATTCTTGTGGAAATTGATAAGCAACTAGATTACGAGTTTATTGACAAATCTGGAATTATTCCTTCAAGCAATCAATCACACCCTAAAATTAGTAATATTCATGATAATGCCATTGATATAGTGACCTTAAAAAACGGCGAGGAAATTGCCATTAGCTGGTATGATATTTCTCACCAAACTCAAGTTTTATCGTTTTTATTAATTGTACTATTAAAACTTTTGGGTATACCGAAAGAATCAACCACTATTCAACAAGTAGTCAAAAGGATCAtgtcttttttcaagttcttAGATAGTGATTCACCTCCGCAAAATTCAAGGACCTGCTATTGTAATTTTGCAGTATTGATTGCTGGTTTGAATGCAATGGACGAGGAAACAAGAGCAATTGTTAAAAGATACTATAAGATCAATGGTGGAAAATTCCAAAGACTTACAGAACATAATCTGAATAGACTAGAGAAGGTCTGGTATGGCAAAAATCAAAACTACAAGTTGGAAGAACAAGATGTGCTAACATGGTAG
- the CPP3 gene encoding cysteine-rich palmitoylated domain-containing protein CPP3 (similar to Saccharomyces cerevisiae YDR034W-B and YBR056W-A; ancestral locus Anc_3.267), with the protein MRHHQNMQYAPQQQPIYVQQPPPRKESGGCCKTCCHFLCCLCLINLCCDVF; encoded by the coding sequence ATGAGACACCATCAAAATATGCAGTATGCCCCACAGCAACAACCGATTTATGTTCAGCAGCCTCCTCCTCGTAAAGAATCTGGTGGTTGCTGTAAAACTTGCTGTCATTTTCTATGTTGCCTCTGTTTGATCAACCTATGTTGTGATGTCTTTTAA
- the ARO3 gene encoding 3-deoxy-7-phosphoheptulonate synthase ARO3 (similar to Saccharomyces cerevisiae ARO3 (YDR035W); ancestral locus Anc_3.268) — protein sequence MFIKNDHAGDRKRLEDWRIKGYDPLTPPDLLQHEFPISAKGEENIVRARDSVCDILNGKDDRLVIVIGPCSLHDPKAAYDYADRLSKISEKLSKELLIIMRAYLEKPRTTVGWKGLINDPDMNNSFQINKGLRISREMFIKLVEKLPIAGEMLDTISPQFLSDCFSLGAIGARTTESQLHRELASGLSFPIGFKNGTDGGLQVAIDAMRAAAHEHYFLSVTKPGVTAIVGTEGNKDTFLILRGGKNGTNFDKESVQNTKKQLEKAGLTNDSQKRIMIDCSHGNSNKDFRNQPKVAKCIYDQLTEGENSLCGVMIESNINEGRQDIPEEGGREGLKYGCSVTDACIGWESTEQVLELLAEGVRNRRKALKK from the coding sequence ATGTTCATTAAAAACGATCATGCTGGCGACAGAAAACGTTTAGAAGACTGGAGAATCAAGGGATATGATCCATTAACCCCTCCAGATCTGCTTCAACATGAATTCCCAATTTCTGCCAAAGGTGAAGAAAACATTGTCAGAGCAAGAGACTCCGTTTGTGATATTTTGAATGGTAAAGATGACCGTTTAGTAATCGTCATCGGTCCATGTTCCTTACACGATCCCAAAGCTGCTTACGATTACGCCGACAGATTGTCTAAAATCTCAGAAAAGCTATCAAAGGAACTATTGATTATTATGAGAGCTTACTTAGAAAAGCCAAGAACCACTGTAGGCTGGAAGGGTTTGATTAACGACCCTGATATGAAtaactcttttcaaattaatAAAGGTCTACGAATTTCGAGGGAAATGTTCATAAAGCTGGTTGAAAAATTACCCATTGCTGGTGAAATGCTGGATACTATTTCTCCACAATTCTTAAGTGACTGTTTCTCGTTGGGTGCCATCGGTGCCAGAACAACTGAATCTCAACTGCATAGAGAATTAGCATCCGGTCTCTCTTTCCCTATTGGATTCAAAAATGGTACTGATGGTGGTTTGCAGGTCGCCATCGATGCTATGAGAGCTGCTGCACACGAACACTACTTTCTTTCTGTTACAAAGCCAGGTGTTACTGCTATTGTAGGTACTGAAGGTAACAAGGATACTTTCCTAATCTTGAGAGGTGGTAAGAACGGTACCAACTTCGACAAAGAAAGTGTCCAAAATACCAAGAAGCAATTAGAGAAAGCAGGTTTAACCAACGATTCacagaaaagaattatGATCGATTGCTCTCACGGTAACAGTAATAAAGACTTCAGGAATCAACCAAAGGTCGCTAAATGTATTTATGATCAACTGACGGAGGGTGAAAATAGTCTTTGTGGTGTTATGATTGAATCCAACATAAACGAAGGTAGACAAGATATTCCTGAAGAAGGCGGTAGAGAGGGATTGAAGTATGGTTGTTCTGTTACTGATGCTTGTATTGGTTGGGAGAGCACCGAACAGGTACTGGAGTTATTAGCGGAGGGTGTCAGGAATAGGAGAAAGGccttgaagaaataa
- the EHD3 gene encoding mitochondrial 37S ribosomal protein mS47 (similar to Saccharomyces cerevisiae EHD3 (YDR036C); ancestral locus Anc_3.271), translated as MLRNTIKCTQSSPKYRLNNTIRTFMNYQPQLNSAAAPSVLFTVQDTARVITLNRPKKLNALDTKMSESMFKTLNEFAKSSTTNLIILKSSNQPRSFCAGGDVATVATNNLNKEFAKSIKFFTDEYSLNFQLATYLKPIVTFMDGITMGGGVGLSIHTPFRIATQNTKWAMPEMDIGFFPDVGSTFALPRIVTLANSNSQMALYLCLTGEIINGADAYMLGLASHYVSSENLNALQKRLGEISPPFNNDSQSSYFFEMVNESINEFVSPLPKDYVFKYSNEKLNVIEVCFNLSKNGTIEDIIDNLNQYEGPVEGKIFAQEIKTKILTKSPSSLQICLRLMQENSRDHIESAIKRDLYTAANMCMNQDSLVEFSEATKHKLIDKQKIPYPWTKKEQLFVSQLTSITSPKPSLPISLLRNTSNVTWTQYPYHSKYQLPTEQEIAAYIEKRTNDDTSVKVTENEVIDHFANAIPSRRGKLGIQSLCQLVCERKCEEVNDGLRWK; from the coding sequence ATGCTCAGAAACACGATAAAGTGTACCCAATCGTCGCCTAAATACAGATTAAACAATACTATACGTACATTCATGAATTATCAACCACAGTTAAATAGCGCTGCTGCTCCTTCTGTGCTCTTTACGGTTCAGGATACAGCCAGGGTCATCACACTAAATAGGCCGAAGAAGCTCAATGCTCTAGACACCAAAATGTCGGAATCTATGTTCAAGACTTTAAATGAATTCGCTAAGAGCAGCACTACCAACTTAATCATTTTAAAATCATCCAATCAGCCACGGTCGTTCTGTGCCGGTGGTGATGTGGCTACTGTCGCAACAAACAATCTTAACAAAGAGTTTGCCAAATCtatcaagtttttcacCGACgaatattctttgaattttcaattAGCAACTTATTTGAAGCCGATTGTCACGTTCATGGATGGTATCACGATGGGTGGTGGTGTTGGTCTATCTATTCATACGCCCTTTAGAATTGCCACTCAAAACACAAAGTGGGCCATGCCTGAGATGGACATAGGCTTTTTTCCAGATGTGGGTTCAACTTTTGCCCTCCCTAGAATCGTGACGTTAGCTAACTCAAACTCACAGATGGCTTTGTATCTATGTCTCACAGGAGAAATTATTAATGGAGCAGATGCGTATATGCTTGGTTTAGCATCACATTACGTTAGCAGTGAAAACCTAAACGCTTTGCAAAAAAGATTGGGTGAAATTAGCCCTCCTTTCAATAACGATTCGCAGTCttcatatttctttgaaatggTCAACGAATCAATCAATGAATTTGTATCACCATTACCGAAAGATtatgttttcaaatattcCAACGAGAAGCTCAACGTAATTGAAGTTTGTTTTAACTTGTCAAAAAATGGTACCATTGAGGACATAATTGATAACTTGAATCAATATGAAGGTCCGGTTGAGGGTAAGATTTTTGCACAAGAaattaaaacaaaaatcttAACGAAATCGCCATCCTCTCTGCAAATTTGCTTGAGATTGATGCAAGAGAACTCTAGAGATCACATAGAATCGGCTATCAAAAGAGACTTATACACAGCAGCTAATATGTGCATGAACCAGGATTCCTTAGTGGAATTTTCAGAAGCCACTAAGCATAAACTTATCGATAAGCAAAAGATCCCGTATCCATGGACCAAGAAGGAACAATTATTTGTATCTCAGTTGACATCTATCACGTCGCCTAAACCATCATTACCAATATCGCTACTAAGAAATACCTCGAATGTTACTTGGACCCAGTACCCCTATCACTCGAAATACCAATTGCCAACAGAACAGGAAATTGCTGCatatattgaaaagagaacaaatGATGATACTAGCGTTAAAGTTACCGAGAATGAAGTAATAGATCACTTTGCCAATGCGATTCCTTCTAGAAGAGGGAAACTGGGCATTCAGTCACTATGTCAGCTTGTTtgtgaaagaaaatgtgaAGAAGTCAACGATGGCTTGAGATGGAAATAA
- the KRS1 gene encoding lysine--tRNA ligase KRS1: MSQQDNVKKATEGVANLHLDEATGEMVSKSELKKRIKQRQVEAKKAAKKATAQPKPASKKKTDLLADLDPSQYFEARSRQIQEMRKSHEPNPYPHKFQVSISNPEFLAKYAHLKKGETLPEEKVSIAGRIHAKRESGSKLKFYVLHGDGVEVQLMSQLQDYCDPDSYEKDHDLLKRGDIVGVEGYVGRTQPKKGGEGEVSVFVSRVQLLTPCLHMLPADHFGFKDQETRYRKRYLDLIMNKDARNRFITRSEIIRYIRKFLDQRKFIEVETPMMNVIAGGATAKPFVTHHNDLDMDMYMRIAPELFLKELVVGGLDRVYEIGRQFRNEGIDMTHNPEFTTCEFYQAYADVYDLMDMTELMFSEMVKEITGSYVIKYHPDPADPAKELELNFSRPWKRINMIEELEKVFNVKFPSGDQLHTAETGEFLKKVLSDNKLECPPPLTNARMLDKLVGELEDMCINPTFIFGHPQMMSPLAKYSRDQPGLCERFEVFVATKEICNAYTELNDPFDQRARFEEQARQKDQGDDEAQLVDETFCNALEYGLPPTGGWGCGIDRLAMFLTDSNTIREVLLFPTLKPDVLRDEVKKEEEHEAK; the protein is encoded by the coding sequence ATGTCTCAACAAGATAATGTCAAAAAAGCTACCGAAGGTGTCGCTAACCTACATCTCGATGAAGCTACTGGAGAAATGGTCTCTAAGTCTGAATTGAAGAAGCGTATCAAACAAAGACAAGTTGAAGCTAAGAAGGCTGCCAAAAAGGCTACTGCGCAACCAAAACCAgcttccaaaaaaaaaactgatTTACTAGCTGATTTGGATCCATCACAGTACTTTGAAGCAAGATCTCGCCAAATCCAAGAAATGAGAAAGAGTCACGAACCAAACCCATACCCACATAAGTTCCAGGTTTCTATATCTAATCCTGAGTTCTTGGCTAAATACGCACACTTGAAAAAGGGTGAAACTTTAccagaagaaaaggtttCCATTGCTGGTAGAATTCATGCTAAAAGAGAATCAGGTTCCAAATTAAAGTTTTACGTTCTTCATGGTGACGGTGTCGAAGTTCAACTCATGTCTCAATTGCAGGACTATTGTGACCCAGATTCTTATGAAAAAGATCATGACCTTTTGAAGAGGGGTGATATTGTTGGTGTTGAAGGTTATGTCGGAAGAACCCAACCTAAGAAGGGTGGTGAAGGTGAAGTCTCTGTTTTTGTTAGCAGAGTGCAATTACTGACACCATGTTTGCATATGTTACCTGCAGACCATTTTGGTTTCAAGGACCAAGAAACCAGATATAGAAAGCGTTATTTGGATTTGATCATGAACAAAGACGCTAGAAACCGTTTCATTACTCGTTCTGAAATTATCCGTTATATTAGAAAATTCCTGgaccaaagaaaatttattgaagtGGAAACTCCGATGATGAACGTTATTGCTGGTGGGGCCACTGCTAAGCCATTTGTCACTCACCATAATGATCTTGATATGGACATGTACATGAGAATTGCTCCGGAATTAttcttgaaagaattaGTTGTCGGTGGTTTGGACCGTGTTTATGAAATTGGTAGACAATTCAGAAATGAAGGTATCGATATGACACATAATCCAGAATTCACCACCTGTGAGTTCTATCAAGCATATGCAGATGTATATGATTTGATGGATATGACCGAATTGATGTTTTCAGAAATGGTCAAGGAGATCACTGGTTCTTACGTCATCAAGTACCATCCAGACCCTGCTGATCCTGCTAAAGAACTAGAATTGAACTTTTCGAGGCCATGGAAGAGAATTAATATGATTGAAGAATTGGAGAAAGTGTTCAACGTCAAATTTCCATCCGGTGATCAATTGCATACCGCTGAAACTGGtgagtttttgaaaaaggttCTTTCCGACAATAAACTGGAATGTCCTCCTCCATTAACCAATGCTCGTATGTTAGACAAACTTGTTGGTGAATTAGAAGACATGTGTATCAACCCAactttcatttttggtCACCCTCAAATGATGTCTCCATTGGCCAAGTACTCAAGAGATCAACCAGGCCTATGTGAGCGTTTTGAAGTCTTTGTTGCTACAAAGGAAATCTGTAATGCTTACACCGAGTTGAACGATCCTTTTGACCAAAGAGCTCGTTTCGAGGAACAAGCAAGACAAAAGGATCAAGGTGATGACGAAGCTCAATTGGTCGACGAAACCTTCTGTAATGCTTTAGAGTACGGTTTACCACCAACCGGTGGTTGGGGTTGTGGTATTGATAGATTGGCCATGTTCTTGACCGATTCCAACACTATTAGGGAAGTTTTGTTGTTCCCAACTTTGAAACCTGATGTTTTGAGAGATGAAGTcaagaaggaagaagaacatGAAGCCAAATAA
- the SMKI04G2640 gene encoding uncharacterized protein (similar to Saccharomyces cerevisiae ENA1 (YDR040C); ancestral locus Anc_3.276) codes for MSEGTVKGNNYAEFNAYHTLTAEEAAEFIGTNLTQGLTQDEFDHRLKTEGENTLGDDTKIDYKAMILHQVCNAMIMVLLISMIISFAMHDWITGGVISFVVGVNVGIGLVQEYKATKTMNSLKNLSSPSAHVIRNGKSETINSKDVVPGDICLVKVGDTIPADLRLIETKNFDTDESLLTGESLPVSKDASLVFGKEEETSVGDRLNLAFSSSTVVKGRAKGIVIKTALNSEIGKIAKSLQGDAGLISHDPSKSWLQNTWISTKKITGAFLGTNVGTPLHRKLSKLAVLLFWIAVLFAIIVMASQKFGVDKGVAIYAICVALSMIPSSLVVVLTITMSVGATVMVSRNVIVRKLDSLEALGAVNDICSDKTGTLTQGKMLARQIWIPHFGTITISNSSDPFDPNEGDVNLIPRLSPYEYSHNEDGDVGILQNFKDRLYEKDLPGDVDMELFQKWLETATLANIATVFRDDTTDTWKAHGDPTEIAIQVFATKMDLPRNALTGEKLTNQNNEDDQSSLLQHNEKPGSAQFEHIAEFPFDSTVKRMSSIYSNNHNETYNIYGKGAFESIISCCSCWYGKDGAKITPLTGNDIETIRKNVYSLSNEGLRVLGFASKTFEKDKLSDEQLTNITSNRSAAESDLVFLGLIGIYDPPRNETAGAVKKFHQAGINVHMLTGDFVGTAKAIAQEVGILPTNLYHYSQEIVDSMVMTGSQFDGLSEDEVDDLPVLPLVIARCSPQTKVRMIEALHRRKKFCAMTGDGVNDSPSLKMANVGIAMGINGSDVSKEASDIVLSDDNFASILNAVEEGRRMTDNIQKFVLQLLAENVAQALYLIIGLVFRDENGKSVFPLSPVEVLWIIVVTSCFPAMGLGLEKAAPDLMDRPPNDSEVGIFTWEVIIDTFAYGFLMAGSCMAAFTGSLYGINNGGLGVNCDRSYSNSCHDVYRSRSAAFATMTWCALILAWEVVDMRRSFFRMHPDTDSPVKEFFKSIWGNQFLFWSIIFGFVSAFPVVYIPVINDKVFLHKPIGAEWGLAIAFTIAFWIGAELYKCGKRRYFKTQRAHNPENDLESNSKRDPFEAYSTSTTIHTEVNIGIKQ; via the coding sequence ATGAGCGAAGGAACTGTTAAAGGAAATAATTATGCAGAATTTAATGCATATCACACACTAACTGCGGAAGAAGCCGCCGAATTCATAGGTACAAACCTGACTCAGGGTCTCACTCAAGATGAGTTCGATCACAGACTAAAAACAGAAGGTGAGAACACGTTGGGTGATGACACCAAAATTGACTACAAGGCTATGATTCTCCACCAGGTTTGCAATGCAATGATTATGGTTCTGTTAATATCCATGATCATCTCGTTTGCCATGCACGACTGGATTACTGGTGGtgtcatttcttttgttgtcGGAGTTAATGTCGGTATTGGTCTTGTTCAGGAATATAAAGCTACCAAGACAATGAACTCTCTGAAAAACTTAAGCTCACCTAGTGCACATGTTATCAGAAACGGAAAGAGTGAAACTAttaattcaaaagatgTCGTTCCAGGTGATATTTGTTTAGTTAAGGTTGGTGACACTATTCCTGCTGATTTACGCTTGATTGAAACCAAGAATTTTGATACTGATGAATCATTACTAACTGGTGAATCTTTACCTGTCTCTAAAGACGCTAGCTTAGTTTTcgggaaagaagaagaaacttcTGTAGGTGATCGTTTGAATttagcattttcttcatccacTGTTGTCAAAGGAAGAGCTAAGGGAATTGTCATCAAGACAGCCTTGAACAGTGAAATTGGTAAAATCGCAAAATCCCTACAAGGAGATGCAGGTCTTATTTCTCACGATCCCAGTAAGTCATGGTTACAGAATACATGGATATCTACGAAAAAAATCACTGGTGCATTCTTAGGTACGAATGTAGGTACACCTTTGCACAGGAAACTATCTAAACTGGCAGTATTGCTTTTCTGGATTGCTGTGCTATTTGCAATTATTGTTATGGCATCACAAAAGTTTGGTGTTGATAAGGGTGTAGCTATTTACGCCATTTGCGTGGCCCTATCTATGATTCCTTCTTCCTTAGTCGTTGTCTTAACCATCACTATGTCCGTCGGGGCAACCGTTATGGTTTCTAGAAACGTCATTGTAAGAAAGTTAGATTCCTTGGAGGCTTTAGGTGCAGTGAATGATATTTGTTCTGATAAGACCGGTACTCTTACACAGGGGAAAATGTTGGCGAGGCAAATTTGGATTCCTCACTTTGGGACTATAACCATCTCTAATTCTAGTGATCCATTTGATCCAAATGAGGGCGATGTGAACTTGATTCCAAGGCTATCACCTTACGAGTACTCTCATAACGAAGATGGCGACGTCggaattcttcaaaacttcAAGGATCGCTTATATGAAAAAGACTTACCAGGAGACGTTGATATGGAATTATTTCAGAAGTGGCTTGAAACTGCTACCTTGGCTAATATTGCTACAGTATTTAGGGATGATACAACAGATACTTGGAAGGCGCATGGTGACCCAACAGAAATCGCTATTCAAGTATTTGCTACCAAGATGGATTTGCCTCGCAATGCCCTTACAGGCGAGAAATTAACTAATCAAAATAATGAGGATGATCAATCTTCGCTTTTACAACATAATGAGAAACCTGGTAGTGCTCAATTCGAACATATTGCGGAATTTCCATTTGATTCAACTGTGAAGAGAATGTCATCTATTTACTCCAACAATCACAATGAAACGTACAATATTTATGGTAAGGGTGCATTTGAAAGTATTATCAGTTGTTGCAGCTGTTGGTATGGTAAAGACGGTGCGAAAATAACACCATTGACCGgtaatgatattgaaacGATTAGGAAAAATGTTTACAGTCTATCAAACGAAGGTTTAAGAGTTTTGGGTTTTGCCTCCAAAACTTTCGAAAAAGACAAATTAAGTGATGAACAACTAACAAATATCACTTCGAACAGATCTGCTGCAGAAAGTGATTTAGTATTTCTTGGGTTGATTGGTATCTATGATCCGCCAAGAAATGAGACTGCTGGTGCGGTCAAGAAGTTTCACCAAGCTGGTATTAATGTTCATATGTTAACAGGAGACTTTGTAGGTACGGCAAAAGCTATTGCTCAAGAAGTTGGCATATTACCGACCAACTTGTACCATTACTCTCAGGAGATTGTAGATAGTATGGTCATGACAGGATCTCAGTTTGATGGATTAAGTGAAGATGAAGTAGACGATTTGCCCGTCTTACCCTTAGTTATTGCTCGTTGTTCTCCACAAACGAAGGTTAGGATGATTGAGGCTTTACACCGCAGAAAAAAGTTTTGTGCAATGACAGGTGACGGTGTTAACGATTCGCCATCCTTAAAGATGGCGAACGTTGGTATTGCAATGGGTATTAACGGGTCAGACGTTTCCAAAGAAGCGTCCGATATTGTTTTAAGTGATGACAATTTTGCTTCCATTTTAAATGCTGTCGAAGAAGGTCGCAGAATGACAGATAACATCCAGAAGTTTGTTCTACAATTGCTGGCTGAAAATGTTGCTCAAGCATTGTATTTGATTATTGGGTTAGTATTTAGGGATGAAAATGGTAAATCAGTGTTTCCCTTGTCTCCGGTGGAAGTCTTATGGATTATTGTCGTCACCTCTTGTTTTCCTGCCATGGGACTAGGTTTAGAAAAGGCAGCTCCAGATTTAATGGACAGGCCGCCAAATGATTCAGAAGTGGGTATATTTACCTGGGAAGTTATCATCGATACATTTGCATATGGGTTTTTGATGGCAGGCTCTTGTATGGCTGCATTCACTGGATCCCTCTATGGAATAAATAATGGTGGATTGGGAGTTAATTGTGATAGATCTTATAGTAATAGCTGTCATGATGTTTATAGATCACGCTCTGCAGCTTTCGCAACTATGACATGGTGTGCCTTGATTTTGGCTTGGGAAGTGGTCGACATGAgaagatctttttttagaatGCATCCAGACACTGACAGTCCAGTTAAAGAGTTTTTCAAGAGCATTTGGGGAAACCAATTTCTCTTCTGGTCAATTATTTTTGGATTTGTCTCAGCTTTCCCCGTTGTCTATATTCCGGTTATTAATGATAAAGTGTTTTTGCATAAACCAATTGGCGCTGAATGGGGTCTTGCCATTGCCTTCACGATTGCATTCTGGATAGGCGCTGAACTTTACAAGTGCGGAAAAAGGCGCTATTTCAAGACTCAAAGAGCTCACAACCCTGAAAACGATTTGGAGAGTAACAGTAAGCGCGATCCATTCGAAGCGTACAGTACATCAACCACGATCCATACAGAAGTAAATATTGGTATCAAACAATGA